From Cygnus atratus isolate AKBS03 ecotype Queensland, Australia chromosome 1, CAtr_DNAZoo_HiC_assembly, whole genome shotgun sequence, the proteins below share one genomic window:
- the ASCL4 gene encoding achaete-scute homolog 4 yields the protein MDSGKEDDGLLNRIAFPGAMSLASSHVHPHGVPLREPFGVPFHLDPSYWEQAYGGHAGRISYIPFPGYVGVYDYSFEPAFIRKRNERERQRVRCVNEGYTRLREHLPKEFADKRLSKVETLRAAISYIKHLQSLLDCHPLGSNSKETLSAKELPDGPSPGPLRECNSDGESKTSSASSPYSEFEEAGS from the coding sequence ATGGACAGCGGTAAAGAGGATGATGGACTGTTGAACAGGATTGCATTTCCAGGAGCGATGTCCCTGGCTAGCAGCCATGTGCATCCCCACGGGGTCCCCCTGAGAGAGCCCTTCGGGGTTCCCTTCCACCTGGACCCATCTTACTGGGAGCAAGCCTACGGTGGGCACGCAGGTCGCATCTCCTACATCCCGTTCCCTGGCTACGTGGGCGTCTATGACTATTCCTTTGAGCCTGCCTTCATTCGAAAGAGGAACGAGAGGGAGAGGCAGCGGGTGCGCTGCGTGAACGAGGGCTACACGCGCCTGAGGGAGCACCTGCCCAAAGAATTTGCTGACAAGCGCCTCAGCAAAGTGGAGACCCTGCGAGCTGCAATAAGCTACATCAAGCACCTGCAGAGCTTGCTGGACTGCCATCCCCTAGGGTCTAACAGTAAGGAAACGCTCTCCGCCAAGGAGCTCCCTGATGGTCCCAGTCCTGGTCCCCTGCGGGAGTGCAACAGTGATGGAGAGTCTAAAACCTCCTCAGCTTCATCCCCCTACAGTGAATTTGAGGAGGCGGGCAGCTAG